A genomic window from Micromonospora ferruginea includes:
- a CDS encoding trans-sulfuration enzyme family protein: protein MTAVDTAAVHAGRDDLAGLGVHVPPIDLSTTNPLPSVADGGDAYETLATGNPLPAGGSAVYQRLWNPTVARFETALAQLEGTAESVAFASGMAAFTATLLAATREGKRHVVAVRPLYGGTDHVLATGLLGTEVTWARADDVAAAIRPDTALVVVETPANPTLDLVDIAALATAAGDVPLLVDNTVATPVLQQPARHGAALVLHSATKSIGGHGDVLAGVVACAPDWAARLRQVRAVTGAVLHPLGAYLLHRGLQTLPLRVRAQQAGAEKLAAWLAGHPAVERVHHPSRHDPAGLVGRQMSGGGSLLAFEVRGGAPAAATVAGACELITHAVSLGGVDTLIQHPASLTHRPVEGDAKPCGGLLRVSVGLEDPEDLRADLARALAAV from the coding sequence ATGACCGCCGTGGACACCGCAGCCGTGCACGCCGGGCGTGACGACCTCGCCGGCCTCGGCGTCCACGTCCCGCCCATCGACCTCTCCACCACCAACCCGCTGCCCTCGGTGGCCGACGGCGGCGACGCCTACGAGACCCTCGCCACCGGTAACCCGCTCCCGGCCGGCGGCAGCGCCGTCTACCAGCGGCTCTGGAACCCCACCGTGGCCCGCTTCGAGACCGCCCTCGCCCAGCTCGAAGGCACCGCCGAGTCGGTCGCGTTCGCCAGCGGCATGGCCGCGTTCACCGCCACCCTGCTCGCCGCCACCCGCGAGGGCAAGCGCCACGTCGTCGCCGTCCGCCCGCTCTACGGCGGCACCGACCACGTCCTCGCCACCGGCCTGCTCGGCACCGAGGTCACCTGGGCCCGCGCCGACGACGTCGCCGCCGCGATCCGCCCCGACACCGCCCTGGTCGTCGTCGAGACCCCGGCCAACCCCACCCTCGACCTGGTCGACATCGCCGCGCTCGCCACCGCCGCCGGTGACGTCCCGCTGCTCGTCGACAACACCGTCGCCACCCCGGTGCTCCAGCAGCCCGCCCGGCACGGCGCCGCGCTCGTCCTGCACAGCGCCACCAAGAGCATCGGCGGCCACGGCGACGTCCTCGCCGGCGTCGTCGCCTGCGCGCCCGACTGGGCCGCCCGGCTGCGCCAGGTCCGCGCCGTCACCGGCGCCGTCCTGCACCCGCTCGGCGCCTACCTGCTGCACCGCGGCCTGCAGACCCTGCCGCTGCGGGTCCGCGCCCAACAGGCCGGCGCGGAGAAGCTCGCCGCCTGGCTCGCCGGCCACCCGGCCGTCGAACGGGTCCACCACCCGTCCCGGCACGACCCTGCCGGCCTGGTCGGCCGCCAGATGTCCGGCGGCGGCAGCCTGCTCGCCTTCGAGGTACGCGGCGGCGCGCCCGCCGCGGCCACGGTCGCCGGCGCCTGCGAGCTGATCACCCACGCGGTCTCGCTCGGCGGCGTCGACACGCTGATCCAGCACCCGGCCTCGCTGACCCACCGGCCGGTGGAGGGCGACGCCAAGCCGTGCGGCGGGCTGCTGCGGGTGTCCGTCGGCCTGGAGGACCCGGAGGACCTGCGCGCCGACCTGGCCCGGGCGCTCGCGGCGGTCTGA
- a CDS encoding cellulose binding domain-containing protein, translating into MHPTTSRRRAALLAAASAATLAAGALTAVTAQAAAVACRVDYRITNQWGGGFGADVTVTNLGDPVNGWTLGWSFTAGQQVSQAWNATVTQSGAQVTARDAGYNAALGTGGTANFGFNGSWNDSANPVPTAFTLNGTTCTGATPTSTPSTSGPTTPPPTSGPTTPPPTTPPPTTPPAGAKQMEKLDRGLVSVRSGSGNLVSWRLLGTETSGVSFNLYRGSTKVNASPITGATTYLDGGAAAGSAYTVRAVVNGAEQAASAPALQFANGYLDVPIQAPPGGTTPSGEAYSYAANDASVGDLDGDGRYEFVLKWDPSNSKDNSQSGYTGNVYVDAYTLTGARLWRIDLGRNIRAGAHYTQFQVYDYDGDGDAEVAMKTADGTRSGTGQVIGSSSADHRNSSGYVLAGPEYLTMFDGRTGAALSTVDYDPPRGTVSSWGDSYGNRVDRFLAGTAYLDGQRPSLIMARGYYTRAVIAAWDFRDGTLRKRWTFDSNASGNGAAAGQGNHQLSVADVDNDGRQEIVYGAATIDDNGRLLYSTGNGHGDALHVGDLDPARAGLEVFKVDEDSSKPSSWMSDARTGQILWQTAPNGDNGRGVSDDVWAGSPGAESWSSAVDGLLNTRGQNVGRKPSSANFLIWWDGDPVRELLDGTKIDKYGTGGETRLLTGSNVASNNSTKSTPALSGDILGDWREEVVWRTADSSALRIYSTPVTTSLRLPTLMHDPQYRVAVAWQNTAYNQPPHPGFHLGDGMAAPAAPNIYLR; encoded by the coding sequence GTGCATCCCACCACCTCCCGCCGTCGGGCGGCGCTGCTCGCCGCGGCCTCGGCGGCCACCCTGGCGGCCGGTGCGCTCACCGCCGTGACCGCCCAGGCGGCGGCCGTCGCCTGCCGGGTCGACTACCGGATCACCAACCAGTGGGGCGGCGGCTTCGGCGCCGACGTCACCGTGACCAACCTCGGCGACCCGGTGAACGGGTGGACGCTCGGCTGGAGCTTCACCGCCGGCCAGCAGGTGTCCCAGGCCTGGAACGCCACGGTCACCCAGTCCGGCGCCCAGGTCACCGCCCGCGACGCCGGCTACAACGCGGCTCTCGGCACCGGCGGCACCGCCAACTTCGGCTTCAACGGCTCGTGGAACGACTCCGCCAACCCGGTGCCCACCGCGTTCACGCTCAACGGCACCACCTGCACCGGTGCGACGCCGACGTCGACGCCGTCGACCTCCGGCCCCACCACGCCCCCGCCGACCTCCGGCCCCACCACACCGCCGCCGACCACGCCCCCGCCGACCACGCCGCCGGCCGGCGCCAAGCAGATGGAGAAGCTCGACCGGGGGCTGGTCAGCGTCCGCTCCGGCAGCGGGAACCTGGTCTCCTGGCGACTGCTCGGCACCGAGACCTCCGGTGTCTCGTTCAACCTCTACCGGGGCTCCACCAAGGTCAACGCGAGCCCGATCACCGGCGCCACCACGTACCTCGACGGCGGCGCGGCCGCCGGGTCCGCGTACACCGTGCGGGCCGTGGTGAACGGCGCCGAACAGGCGGCGTCCGCCCCGGCGTTGCAGTTCGCCAACGGCTACCTGGACGTGCCGATCCAGGCCCCGCCGGGCGGCACCACGCCGAGCGGCGAGGCCTACAGCTACGCCGCCAACGACGCGAGCGTCGGCGACCTCGACGGCGACGGCCGCTACGAGTTCGTGCTCAAGTGGGACCCGTCCAACAGCAAGGACAACTCCCAGTCCGGCTACACCGGCAACGTCTACGTCGACGCCTACACCCTCACCGGGGCCCGGCTGTGGCGGATCGACCTGGGCCGCAACATCCGCGCCGGGGCCCACTACACCCAGTTCCAGGTGTACGACTACGACGGCGACGGCGACGCCGAGGTGGCCATGAAGACCGCCGACGGCACCCGCTCCGGCACCGGCCAGGTGATCGGCTCCTCGTCCGCCGACCACCGCAACTCCAGCGGCTACGTGCTCGCCGGCCCCGAGTACCTGACCATGTTCGACGGTCGCACCGGCGCGGCCCTGTCCACCGTCGACTACGACCCGCCACGCGGCACCGTCTCGTCCTGGGGCGACTCGTACGGCAACCGGGTCGACCGGTTCCTCGCCGGCACCGCCTACCTGGACGGGCAGCGGCCCTCGCTGATCATGGCGCGCGGCTACTACACCCGGGCCGTGATCGCCGCCTGGGACTTCCGCGACGGCACGCTGCGCAAGCGGTGGACGTTCGACTCCAACGCCTCCGGCAACGGCGCCGCCGCCGGCCAGGGCAACCACCAGCTCTCCGTCGCCGACGTGGACAACGACGGTCGCCAGGAGATCGTCTACGGGGCCGCCACCATCGACGACAACGGCCGGCTGCTCTACTCCACCGGCAACGGGCACGGCGACGCGCTGCACGTCGGTGACCTCGACCCGGCCCGCGCCGGCCTGGAGGTCTTCAAGGTCGACGAGGACTCCAGCAAGCCCAGCTCCTGGATGTCCGACGCGCGCACCGGGCAGATCCTCTGGCAGACCGCCCCGAACGGCGACAACGGCCGCGGCGTCTCCGACGACGTCTGGGCCGGCAGCCCCGGCGCGGAGTCCTGGTCGTCGGCGGTCGACGGCCTGCTCAACACGCGCGGGCAGAACGTCGGCCGCAAGCCGTCCTCGGCGAACTTCCTGATCTGGTGGGACGGCGACCCGGTCCGTGAGCTGCTCGACGGCACGAAGATCGACAAGTACGGCACCGGCGGCGAGACCCGGCTGCTCACCGGCAGCAACGTCGCGTCCAACAACAGCACCAAGAGCACCCCGGCGCTCTCCGGCGACATCCTCGGCGACTGGCGCGAGGAGGTGGTCTGGCGTACCGCCGACAGCAGCGCGCTACGGATCTACAGCACGCCCGTCACCACGAGCCTGCGCCTGCCGACGCTGATGCACGACCCGCAGTATCGGGTCGCGGTCGCCTGGCAGAACACCGCCTACAACCAGCCGCCGCACCCCGGATTCCACCTGGGCGACGGCATGGCCGCACCGGCCGCGCCGAACATCTACCTGCGCTAG
- a CDS encoding branched-chain amino acid ABC transporter substrate-binding protein, with protein sequence MRQKLARVIGGVAMLALVAGGTACSSGSDDEGSGGSACGSKIAFFGALTGSSAALGINEKNGAKLAVDKYNKENPDCKVELAELDSQGSPDQAPGLAQKAIDDTKILGVVGPAYSGESEAAGPLFNEAGLVTITPSATNPTLAKKSWKTFFRAVGNDLSQGPAAGVYIKNVIKADRVYVIDDQSAYGAGLADEVKKVLGASVVGSDKVQGEGKQTEFSAVVTKVKAANVKAVFYGGYYQEAGLIRKQLTAAGVTAPLVAGDGVNDGAYITSAGAAAAEGTILTCPCQPSTEARGSFAADYKALNGTDPGTYSDTAFDAANILLAGIKAGKTSRADLLEFVKGYSGEGVAASYKFVEGGELDPAQVKVWAFKVQGGKVVPDQEIPKS encoded by the coding sequence TTGAGGCAGAAGCTCGCACGCGTGATCGGCGGGGTCGCCATGCTGGCGCTCGTCGCCGGTGGTACCGCTTGTTCCAGCGGCAGCGACGATGAGGGTTCCGGGGGCAGCGCCTGCGGGAGCAAGATCGCTTTCTTCGGCGCGCTGACCGGTAGCTCGGCCGCGCTGGGCATCAACGAGAAGAACGGCGCCAAGCTGGCGGTCGACAAGTACAACAAGGAGAACCCGGACTGCAAGGTCGAGCTCGCCGAGCTCGACTCGCAGGGCAGCCCGGACCAGGCGCCCGGCCTGGCCCAGAAGGCGATCGACGACACCAAGATCCTCGGTGTCGTGGGTCCGGCCTACTCGGGTGAGTCGGAGGCCGCCGGTCCGCTGTTCAACGAGGCCGGTCTGGTCACCATCACCCCCTCCGCGACCAACCCGACCCTCGCCAAGAAGAGCTGGAAGACGTTCTTCCGGGCGGTCGGCAACGACCTGAGCCAGGGCCCCGCCGCCGGCGTCTACATCAAGAACGTGATCAAGGCCGACCGGGTCTACGTCATCGACGACCAGTCGGCGTACGGCGCCGGTCTGGCCGACGAGGTCAAGAAGGTGCTCGGCGCCTCGGTCGTGGGCAGCGACAAGGTCCAGGGCGAGGGCAAGCAGACCGAGTTCTCCGCGGTCGTCACCAAGGTCAAGGCCGCGAACGTCAAGGCGGTCTTCTACGGTGGCTACTACCAGGAGGCCGGCCTGATCCGCAAGCAGCTCACCGCTGCCGGCGTCACCGCCCCGCTGGTCGCCGGTGACGGCGTGAACGACGGCGCCTACATCACCTCCGCCGGTGCGGCCGCCGCCGAGGGCACCATCCTCACCTGCCCCTGCCAGCCGTCCACCGAGGCCCGCGGCTCCTTCGCCGCCGACTACAAGGCCCTGAACGGCACCGACCCGGGCACCTACAGCGACACCGCGTTCGACGCCGCGAACATCCTGCTGGCGGGCATCAAGGCCGGCAAGACCTCCCGCGCCGACCTGCTCGAGTTCGTCAAGGGCTACAGCGGCGAGGGCGTGGCGGCCAGCTACAAGTTCGTCGAGGGCGGCGAGCTGGACCCGGCGCAGGTCAAGGTCTGGGCGTTCAAGGTGCAGGGCGGCAAGGTTGTCCCGGACCAGGAGATCCCCAAGTCCTGA
- a CDS encoding ANTAR domain-containing response regulator yields MGEMQTDAERKRVLIAEDEALIRLDLAEMLVEEGYEVVGEAGDGETAVKLAEELKPDLVILDIKMPIMDGLAAAERIAGARIAPVIILTAFSQRDLVERARAAGAMAYLVKPFQKSDLVPAVEIALSRYSEISALEAEVAGLTDRLEIRKTVERAKGALMTTYGMTEPQAFKWIQRTAMDHRMTMKEVAERILAETAGGEVAQQPAS; encoded by the coding sequence GTGGGCGAGATGCAGACGGATGCCGAGCGCAAGCGCGTTCTGATCGCCGAGGACGAGGCGCTGATCCGGCTGGACCTGGCCGAGATGCTGGTCGAGGAGGGCTACGAGGTGGTCGGCGAGGCCGGCGACGGCGAGACCGCCGTCAAGCTCGCCGAGGAGCTCAAGCCGGATCTGGTCATCCTCGACATCAAGATGCCGATCATGGACGGGCTGGCCGCCGCCGAGCGGATCGCCGGCGCGCGCATCGCCCCCGTGATCATCCTGACCGCGTTCAGCCAGCGTGACCTGGTGGAGCGGGCCCGGGCGGCCGGCGCGATGGCCTACCTGGTGAAGCCGTTCCAGAAGAGCGACCTGGTGCCGGCGGTGGAGATCGCGCTGTCCCGCTACTCGGAGATCTCCGCGCTGGAGGCCGAGGTCGCCGGCCTGACCGACCGGCTGGAGATCCGCAAGACCGTGGAGCGGGCCAAGGGCGCGCTGATGACCACCTATGGGATGACCGAGCCGCAGGCCTTCAAGTGGATCCAGCGCACCGCGATGGACCACCGGATGACCATGAAGGAGGTCGCCGAGCGGATCCTCGCCGAGACCGCCGGCGGCGAGGTGGCGCAGCAGCCCGCCTCCTGA
- a CDS encoding ISL3 family transposase gives MRSVRVWARLFGVEQAVLEGVEFDAVESVVVARVRVRRGARHRCPHCRRRCAGYDAGVRRRWRALDLGTVRAVIEADAPRVSCRVHGVIVAAVPWARHGAGHTRAFDQVVAWLAVHAAKSVVSRLMRISWRTVGAIVARVWADTGDAVDRLDGLRRIGIDEVSYKKGHRYLSVVVDHDTGRLVWAAAGKSAATLHAFFDLLGPERAAAITHVSADGADWITTVVRRRCPNAVRCADPFHVVAWASDAVDRVRRQVWNAATGRGAGRRGVAVGEARLVKNTRWALWKNPNNLTDAQRATLAWIAKTHPRLHRAWALKEGLRYVFTLAKTSPPAAVEALDRWVEWARRSRIDIFVDLQRRVTRHRDAIIASITHGLSNGRIESVNAKIRLITRMAFGFHSPDALIALAMLNLGGHQPQLPNR, from the coding sequence GTGCGTTCGGTAAGGGTATGGGCTCGGTTGTTCGGGGTCGAGCAGGCGGTGCTCGAGGGTGTCGAGTTCGATGCGGTCGAGTCGGTGGTGGTGGCTCGGGTGCGGGTGCGGCGGGGTGCTCGGCATCGGTGTCCGCATTGTCGTCGTCGGTGTGCGGGGTATGACGCGGGTGTTCGGCGGCGGTGGCGGGCGTTGGATCTGGGGACGGTGCGGGCGGTGATCGAGGCCGATGCGCCGCGGGTGTCGTGTCGGGTGCATGGGGTGATCGTCGCGGCGGTGCCGTGGGCGCGTCATGGGGCGGGGCATACCCGGGCGTTCGATCAGGTGGTGGCGTGGTTGGCGGTGCACGCGGCGAAGTCGGTGGTGTCGCGGTTGATGCGGATCAGTTGGCGCACGGTGGGGGCGATCGTGGCGCGGGTGTGGGCTGACACCGGCGACGCGGTGGATCGCCTCGACGGGTTGCGTCGCATTGGTATCGACGAGGTCAGCTATAAGAAGGGCCACCGGTATCTGAGCGTGGTGGTCGACCACGACACCGGTCGACTGGTGTGGGCCGCTGCGGGCAAGAGCGCGGCCACGCTGCACGCGTTCTTCGACCTGCTCGGTCCCGAGCGGGCCGCCGCGATCACTCACGTGTCGGCCGACGGCGCGGACTGGATCACGACCGTGGTGCGGCGTCGTTGCCCGAACGCGGTGCGCTGCGCCGACCCGTTTCACGTCGTGGCGTGGGCCAGCGACGCCGTCGACCGGGTCCGCCGACAGGTATGGAACGCCGCGACCGGTCGGGGAGCAGGCCGCCGCGGGGTGGCCGTCGGCGAAGCGCGGCTGGTGAAGAACACCCGCTGGGCGCTATGGAAGAACCCGAACAACCTCACCGACGCCCAGCGGGCCACCCTCGCCTGGATCGCCAAGACCCACCCCCGCCTGCACCGAGCCTGGGCCCTCAAAGAAGGCCTGCGCTACGTGTTCACCCTGGCCAAAACCAGCCCACCAGCCGCGGTCGAAGCCCTCGACCGTTGGGTCGAATGGGCCCGCCGCAGCCGCATCGACATCTTCGTCGACCTACAACGCCGCGTCACGCGTCACCGCGACGCGATCATCGCCTCCATCACCCACGGCCTGTCCAACGGCCGCATCGAGTCCGTCAACGCCAAGATCCGCCTGATCACCCGGATGGCCTTCGGCTTCCACTCACCCGACGCCCTCATCGCCCTGGCCATGCTCAACCTCGGCGGCCACCAACCCCAACTCCCCAACCGGTGA
- a CDS encoding Lrp/AsnC family transcriptional regulator — MPLAPNDVRPFSGLDDVDRAILTELTADGRVPNNALAERVGVAPSTCLTRTRALRECGAIRGFHADVDPAAVGLPLQALVSVRLTAHERAAVDAFRARSVRLPGVVSVFHVAGAEDYVLHVRAASGDALRDFVLDHLAVDPAVQHTQTSLIFEQARGMG, encoded by the coding sequence ATGCCTCTCGCCCCGAATGATGTGCGGCCGTTCTCCGGCCTGGACGACGTCGACCGCGCGATCCTCACCGAGCTGACCGCCGACGGGCGGGTGCCCAACAACGCGCTCGCGGAGCGGGTCGGCGTGGCCCCGTCGACGTGTCTGACGCGTACCCGGGCGCTGCGCGAGTGCGGGGCGATCCGCGGGTTCCACGCCGACGTCGACCCGGCGGCGGTGGGGCTGCCGTTGCAGGCGCTGGTGTCGGTGCGGTTGACCGCGCACGAGCGGGCCGCGGTGGACGCCTTCCGGGCCCGGTCGGTGCGGCTGCCGGGGGTGGTGTCGGTGTTCCACGTGGCCGGCGCGGAGGACTACGTGCTGCACGTGCGGGCGGCGTCCGGGGACGCGCTGCGGGACTTCGTGCTCGACCACCTGGCGGTGGATCCGGCGGTCCAGCACACCCAGACCAGCCTGATCTTCGAGCAGGCCCGGGGTATGGGCTGA
- a CDS encoding branched-chain amino acid ABC transporter permease: MNFDGLFSNFGELTTTGLTQGAIYALVALGYTLVYGVLRLINFAHSEVFIAGAFAAIWTWNGFGLDQNSQVSGVGSILFYLLVAMIVAAIASAGTATVIERVAYRPLRKRNAPPLAFLITAIGASIAISEAFGVYTRRLPEGAPSLVSSKPLFHVAGVPIDSIQLLTIGAALVMMFALDQFINRSRTGRGIRAVAQDANTAALMGVNKDRIILMVFIAGGTMAGVAGLLYDVRIQTLTYSVGFLLGLKAFTAAVLGGIGNLRGALVGGLLLGVVENYASGLFGSQWKDFAAFAVLVVLLMFRPTGLLGESLGRARA; the protein is encoded by the coding sequence TTGAACTTCGACGGACTGTTCTCCAACTTCGGGGAACTCACCACGACCGGCCTGACACAGGGTGCGATCTACGCCCTGGTCGCGCTCGGCTACACGCTTGTCTACGGCGTGCTCAGGCTCATCAACTTCGCCCACTCCGAGGTGTTCATCGCGGGCGCGTTCGCCGCGATCTGGACCTGGAACGGTTTCGGTCTCGACCAGAACTCCCAGGTCAGCGGCGTCGGCTCGATCCTGTTCTATCTGCTGGTGGCGATGATCGTGGCGGCCATCGCCTCGGCCGGCACCGCGACGGTGATCGAGCGGGTGGCGTACCGTCCGCTGCGCAAGCGCAACGCGCCCCCGCTGGCGTTCCTGATCACCGCGATCGGCGCCTCGATCGCGATCTCCGAGGCGTTCGGCGTCTACACCCGACGCCTGCCGGAGGGTGCGCCGTCGCTGGTCAGCTCGAAGCCGCTGTTCCACGTCGCCGGCGTGCCGATCGACAGCATCCAGCTCCTCACCATCGGCGCCGCCCTGGTGATGATGTTCGCGCTGGACCAGTTCATCAACCGCAGCCGCACCGGCCGTGGCATCCGGGCGGTGGCGCAGGACGCCAACACGGCGGCCCTGATGGGCGTGAACAAGGACCGGATCATCCTGATGGTCTTCATCGCCGGCGGCACCATGGCCGGCGTCGCGGGCCTGCTCTACGACGTACGGATCCAGACGCTGACCTACAGCGTCGGCTTCCTGCTGGGCCTCAAGGCGTTCACCGCGGCGGTGCTCGGCGGCATCGGCAACCTGCGGGGCGCGCTGGTCGGCGGCCTGCTGCTGGGCGTCGTGGAGAACTACGCCTCCGGCCTGTTCGGCAGTCAGTGGAAGGACTTCGCCGCGTTCGCGGTGCTGGTCGTGCTGCTGATGTTCCGCCCGACCGGCCTGCTGGGCGAATCACTGGGGAGGGCACGCGCATGA
- a CDS encoding LLM class flavin-dependent oxidoreductase — translation MHPGVIDVPMSVLDLAPVAATGGAGEALRHTTELARRTEELGFRRFWVAEHHNMPAIASSAPAVLLAHLAANTSTIRLGSGGVMLPNHAPLVVAEQFGTLEALHPGRIDLGIGRAPGTDQVTALALRRTMEGLSAEHFPRELADLMNYFSGAEPGPITATPGRGQSPQVWLLGSSGFSAQLAGLLGLPFSFAHHFSAQNTVPALQLYRQHFRPSQWLDRPYAMVAVNAVCAETDERAQWLAGPAGLSFLKLRSGRPEPLVTPEEAAAYPYSELEREFVAQRRDGQATGSPETVARQLGALVERTGADELMLTTMVYDVADRVRSFELIAGKVAGGLRREG, via the coding sequence TTGCACCCTGGCGTGATCGACGTACCGATGTCTGTCCTTGACCTTGCCCCGGTGGCCGCGACCGGCGGTGCCGGCGAGGCGCTGCGGCACACCACCGAGCTGGCCCGGCGCACCGAGGAGCTGGGTTTCCGCCGGTTCTGGGTGGCCGAGCACCACAACATGCCGGCGATCGCCAGTTCGGCGCCGGCGGTGCTGCTCGCGCACCTCGCGGCCAACACCAGCACGATCCGGCTGGGCTCGGGCGGGGTGATGCTGCCCAACCACGCGCCGCTGGTGGTGGCGGAGCAGTTCGGCACCCTCGAAGCGCTGCACCCGGGCCGGATCGACCTGGGCATCGGGCGGGCGCCCGGCACCGACCAGGTGACCGCGCTGGCGTTGCGCCGGACCATGGAGGGGCTCTCCGCCGAGCACTTCCCGCGCGAGCTGGCCGACCTGATGAACTACTTCAGCGGCGCCGAGCCGGGCCCGATCACCGCGACGCCGGGGCGGGGGCAGTCGCCGCAGGTGTGGCTGCTCGGGTCGAGCGGGTTCAGCGCCCAGCTCGCCGGCCTGCTCGGATTGCCGTTCTCGTTCGCGCACCACTTCAGCGCGCAGAACACGGTGCCGGCGTTGCAGCTCTACCGGCAGCACTTCCGGCCGTCGCAGTGGCTGGACCGGCCGTACGCGATGGTGGCGGTCAACGCGGTGTGCGCGGAGACCGACGAACGGGCGCAGTGGTTGGCCGGGCCGGCCGGGTTGTCGTTCCTGAAGCTGCGGTCGGGGCGGCCGGAGCCGCTGGTGACGCCGGAGGAGGCGGCGGCCTACCCGTACTCGGAGCTGGAGCGGGAGTTCGTGGCCCAGCGCCGCGACGGCCAGGCGACGGGTTCGCCGGAGACGGTGGCCCGGCAGCTCGGCGCGCTGGTGGAGCGCACCGGCGCGGACGAGCTGATGCTGACCACGATGGTCTACGACGTGGCCGACCGGGTTCGCTCGTTCGAGCTGATCGCCGGGAAGGTGGCCGGGGGCCTGCGCCGGGAAGGCTGA
- a CDS encoding terminase gpP N-terminus-related DNA-binding protein: MHPPEIRARARRLYLGGATVAEVARTVGLAYPTVRHWCKDRPEPKQQGTALRCFRCREDARGPTDPSAYAYLLGLYLGDGHLVTSARVPVLRIACADAWPGLIEACDDAMRTVLAEKVQRVQKLGCVSVQSYGKHWPCLLPQHGPGRKHERRIVLADWQRTIVEAHPGDFLRGLFHSDGCRFANQVTVRGKRYVYPRYMFVNESTDIMGLCQWALDLLGIAWRMNRRNSLSVARREAVAALDRHVGPKS, translated from the coding sequence GTGCATCCTCCCGAAATACGCGCTCGGGCGCGACGTCTCTACCTCGGCGGCGCGACCGTCGCCGAGGTGGCGCGGACCGTGGGGCTCGCCTATCCGACGGTCCGCCACTGGTGCAAGGATCGACCGGAGCCGAAGCAGCAGGGCACCGCGCTGCGGTGTTTCCGCTGCCGCGAGGATGCCCGCGGTCCGACAGATCCCTCGGCCTACGCCTACCTCCTCGGCCTCTATCTCGGCGACGGGCATCTCGTCACCAGCGCCCGGGTGCCGGTGCTCCGGATCGCCTGCGCCGACGCCTGGCCGGGCCTGATCGAGGCGTGCGACGACGCCATGCGAACGGTGCTTGCCGAGAAGGTGCAGCGCGTCCAGAAGTTGGGCTGTGTCAGTGTGCAGAGCTACGGCAAGCACTGGCCGTGCCTGTTACCGCAGCACGGCCCTGGCAGGAAGCACGAACGCCGGATCGTCCTGGCCGACTGGCAGCGCACCATCGTCGAGGCACACCCGGGCGACTTCCTGCGTGGCCTGTTCCACTCCGACGGCTGCCGTTTCGCCAACCAGGTCACGGTTCGCGGCAAGCGCTACGTCTACCCGCGCTACATGTTCGTCAACGAGTCCACCGACATCATGGGCCTCTGCCAGTGGGCGCTCGACCTGCTCGGCATCGCCTGGCGGATGAACCGCCGCAACTCGCTGTCGGTCGCCCGCCGGGAGGCGGTCGCCGCGCTGGACCGGCACGTCGGCCCGAAGTCCTGA